tggctgCAATTAAAGCATTGCGTATTcctgggtatgacgttacaagctgtatttggggattttctaccattcttctctgcagagcctctcaagttctgtcaggttggatggggagcgtcactgcacagctattttcaggtctctccagagatgttcgaccgggttcaagtccgggctctggctgggcaactcaaggacattcagagacttgtcctgaagccactcctgcgttgtcttggctgtgtgcttagggtcattgtctagTCTGAGGTCccgagagctctggagcaggttttcatcaaggatctctctgtactttgctctgttcatctttgcctcgatcctgactagtctcccagtccctgccgctgaaaaacatccagtcagcatgatgctgccaccaccatgcttcactgtagggacggtgccaggtttcctccagacgtgacgcttggcattcaggccaaagagttcaatattagtttcatcagaccagacaatcttgtttctcatggtctgagagtcgttaggcgccttttggcaaacaccaagtgggctgtcatgctccttttaatgaggagtggcttctgtctggccactctaccataaaggcttgattgctggagtgctgtagagatggctgtccttctggaaagttctcccatctccacagaggaactggagctctgtcagagtgaccatcgggttcttggtcacctccctgaccaagccccCTTCTccccagtttggccgggcggccagctctaggaagagtcttggtggttgcaaacttcttccatttaagaatgatggagcccactgtgttcttgaggaccttcaatgcttcagaaatgttttggtacccttacccagatctgtgcctcgacataatcctgtcttggagctctacggcaATTCCTTCGAACTCATAGCTTGTTTTTTGCGcttacatgcactgtcatctgtgggaccttatatagacaggagtgtgcctttccaaatcatgtccaatcaattgaatttaccacaggtggactccaatcaagttgtagaaacatctcaaggatgatcaatggaaacaggatgcatctgagcccaatttcgagtctcatagcaaaggatctgaatacttatgtaaataaggtatttctctttttttaaacagttttccctttgtcattatggggtattgtgtgtagattgatgctgattattattattttaattcattttagaataagactgaaatgtaacaaaatttgggaaaaatcaaggggtctgaatactttccgaatgcactgtatttaaaaGTTAGAGTTAGTTTTCTCATGCTGCCCCCTAGTTTCAATGTTTTATCCCCCCCTGCAGGCCTTACGAGGAACTGACCAACTGCACCTTTTTCGTGGCACTCAAGATGCACTGCTTCTGGCCCAACCAGCTGATAGACGAACTCTTCATACACCTCCACCGGGACTACTTTCACGACTGCGCTCTGACCGGCAGGCTGCTTCAGGACCCTCCTATACGTATCTTGGGGCCTTTCATTGGAGTGCCTGTGCTGGTCACTCTGCTCATGACTGCCCTAGTGGTGTGGAGTGGTAAATGCTGCCAGGGAATCGTGTAACTGTCTCATCCTGGGTGAAGGTGCCCCTGGGTACAgaatacagatctaggatcagttttcccTGCCAAAATTCTAACTGAATTATTAGCGGAGGAAACGCAAAATTGACCCGAGGCCAGCTTCTAGGGATCAACCTGACCTCTTGGAGAACGAACTCCAGCTTATCTGATAGGGGAGACATGATGGAGGGGACACTGAACTGGGACAAACGACAAGCAGAGATACCCAACAGCATACTAAGATTGTAATCTTTCTGTGATGTTTGTTGTTTGATGGACACTGGTAGTATGAGTTAAGGACCTCTCAGAAGCCTACTACTGAAACAAAGCAAAGGCTTTAGATTGTACTGTGGCTCATCGATAACCCTAGAAATTCCAATTGAAAACATGCATTGTATTATTGTAAACCACAAAGTGTCCAACCAAGAGAGGGCTAATGTGGTGTAGGGCATGGAGGACAGATAATAAATACCTCGTATGTCAAAATCAATGCAACAACATCTGTAATGTAGCTTTGGACACCAGTCAAAGTCTTTACATGAACTGAATAGATGTATAGAAAGGGCTTCATAGAAAAGGCTTTATTTGATCTAGACAGCCATGCCCAGTAGCCACACCTTTTAATCCAACAAAACAGGAATATACTTCATCAGAATATGTTGTTTTATATTCTACCGTTTCACAATGGATTACAGAGCCATTACCACTGCATGTACTGTCCCTATCGATACATGTGTCTGATTATTTATTCATTATTATCTATTAATGTGCATTCTAAACAGAGAAATAAAGAACAACAAATACTAATATGATAAAAGTGATATAagaaattgtttttggtatccaTTTATTTTTATATCAATATGATATTTGTTTGATATCCAAACATGAATGAGAACAGAATTTAACTCCCACCTGAGGAGTGTAGAGATGCCCCTTCAGCCCACAGCCAGAACCAATATATCTCTCCCCAGCAGAGTGCCATACTACCatccacctactaccataactaTCAGATTCAGGAATCAGAGTACTCAAacatcacaatacacacacctGTGTAGagaagtatcaaaaatacattacaatatGAACCATTCAAAAACAACTGGCTATTCTCATACTGTGGTGGGCAGAACGagaatgcacacacatacactcacgcacgcacgcacgacacacacacacacttacacacatttTTCTTGTTTTATGAAAAGGCAGTCAGCACACCACACAGTGAGTCAGCACACCAGAGGGCCCTGGGTCTCCCTGAAGGAGAATGGAAGAAATTAAAAGATTAAAAGCCGCTTTGATTGACAGCTCGCCTTAACACAAGTGGCAGAATATAGTCCCAAAGCCAGCTCGCCATAGCAACGGGGTTATTAATCTCAATGTGACTGCAGTAAaaaggcctcactcccccctatctgagatatctactgcagcccgcATCCTCcgcatacaacacccgttctgccagtcacattctgttaaaggtccccaaagcacacacatccctgagtcgctcgtcttttcagtttgctgcagctagcgactggaacgagctgcaataaacactcaaactggagagttttatctccatctcttcattcaaagactcaatcatggacactcttactgacagttgtggctgctttgcgtgatgtattgttgtctctatcttcttgccctttgtgctgttgtctgtgcccaatcatGTTTGTACCattttttgtgctgctaccatgttgtgcagctgccatgttgtgttgctaccatgttgttgtcatgtggtattgctatcatgctgtgttgtcatgtgttgctgccttgctatgttgttgtcttaggtctctcttatgtagtgttgtgttgtctctcttgttgtgatgtgtgttttgtcctatatttatttatgtatatttttttaatcccagcccccatccccgcaggaggctttttgccttttggtaggtcgtcattgtaaataagaatttgttcttaactgacttgtctagttaaataaaggttaaatatatatatctttttttaaatggACATGAATTAAAGCTTGGGCCCAGAGCTATAGCAATATGGCCGCTGTCCACTCCCTGTGGAGAAGGTGTGATCTATTCTGTACCCAGCTGAACTGttcatgtggtgtgtgtgtgtgtgtgtgtgtgtgtgtgtgtgtgtgtgtgtgtgtgtgtgtgtgtgtgtgtgtgtgtgtgtgtgtgtgtgtgtgtgtgcgtgcgtgtgtgcgcgtgtgcatgcgcgtgtgtgtgaaACAGGCCAGATGGGCTTGATAAGTGAAACCTCACAGTAACATCTCAGTGATATAGCCTCAAGGAGTGTACAGAGATGAAGCCTAAATGAGTATACAGCCTAAAATAGCCTTATAACACCTTACAAACACTGTCACCTATTGAGCCAAATCTAATAGAGCGGTAAGTGATTGTAATGAGTTATAGGAATGCAATCAGAAACATTAGCCAGTGAGTTCGCCCTGTTTGATTGAATCATTAGGAATGTAATGGATGTGTGATGACCACCTGTGGAGTGCACATGCATTGGTCCTTATCAGTATCGTcatggtgactgactgaccttgTTGTTAAGCATTTGGGGATCAGCGTTCTATGTATTAGCTGTCATTAGTAAGATAATTACTTTTGAGATTGGTATGGAAAGCAGACCATGGTAACttagggagagaggaagaaagtgaATACAATGTAAAGTGATAGTGAAAACATCCCGAGACCTGACACCAATGAATCAGGAGCTATTTATAAGTCCTCTCATCTTCCACACTAAGCCACCCACCGTCTCAAACCCACACCATCACCCAGAAAGCCCTCTGGCTCCCTATTACCCCTGTCTCAGCTGGCCTGCTGTCAGCTTGGCTATATGATCATTAAGGTGGTCCCAGACACGAGTCCCAGACATGAGGCTCCAACCTCAGCCACAGGCAGAGACTAATAGCCCGGTAATACTAAGTTAAAGTAACTCTAgtccttagagaggagagagaggaagatggtaCGGTAGGCCTCTGACATTACATCTCAAGAGGAGAAACAGAACTGATATAAAGGACCTGGGGTGTATTCAATAGGAACGAGCAAACAGGCCCAAACGGGGAGGGAAAAATCGGAACTAAAGGTTTTTCTACGGTGTGCAGTATTGAATACACCCCTGTAGTCTCAGGGAAGCTACTTCATAGAAGGCTTGTTGAACGCTTCCATGTTGAGGCCTGGAGTCAGAGTTTAGTGGGTCAGGTATACCCAGGTGGCTTTGAGTTGTGGCTATGAGTTGTGGCTATGTTGTggctatgagttggggctatgttgtggctatgagttggggctatgAGTTGGGTCTTTGAGTTGGGGTAAGAGTTGTGTCTATGTTGTggctatgagttggggctatgGGTTGGGGCTATAAAGTGTggctatgagttggggctatgttgtggctatgagttggggctatgagttgtggctatgagttgggtctatgttgtggctatgagttgggtctatgttgtggctatgagttggggctatgAGTTGGGTCTATGTTGTggctatgagttggggctatgAGTTGGGTCTACGTTGTggctatgagttggggctatAAAGTGTGTCTATGAGTTGGGGCTATGAGTTGGGTCTATGAGTTGGGGCTATGAGTTGGGTCTATGTTGTggctatgagttggggctatgAGTTGAGTTTATGTTGTGGCTATGTTGTAgctatgagttggggctatgTTGTGGCTATGCGGTGGGGCTATGAGTTGGGACTATGAGGTGTGGCTATGAGTTGGGACTATGAGGTGGGGCTATGTTGTGGCTATGAGGTGGGACTATGAGGTGTggctatgagttggggctatAAAGTGTGGCTATGAGGTGGGGCTATAAAGTGGGGCTACGAGGTTGGACTATGAGTTGGGGCTATAAGGTGTggctatgagttggggctatgAGGTGGGGCTATGAGTTGGTgctatgagttggggctatgagttggggctatgagttggggctatAAGGTGTGGCTATGAGTTGGGTCTATGAGTTGGGGCTATAAGGTGTGGCTATGAGTTTGGGCTATGAGTTGGGGCTGTGAGGTGGGGCTATAATTCGGGACTATAAAGTGTggctatgagttggggctatAAGGTGTGGCTACGAGTTGGGTCTATGAGTTGGAGCTATGAGTTGGGGCTATAAGGTGTggctatgagttggggctataaggtggggctatgagttggggctatgAGGTGGGGCTATAAAATGTGGCTATAAAGTGAggctatgagttggggctatgAGGTGTGGCTATTAGTTGGGGCTATGAGGTGGGTCTATGAGGTGGGGCTATAAAGTGTGGCTATAAAGTGGGGCTATAAGGTGGGGCTGTGAGTTGGGGCTATAAAGTGTGACTATGGGTTGGGGCTATAAGGTGGggctatgagttggggctatAAAGTATGGCTATGGGCTGGGGCTATGAGGTGGGGCTATGAATTGGGGCTATAAGGTGTGGCTATTAGTTGGGGCTATAAGGTGTGGATATGAGTTGGGGCTATAAGGTGTGGCTATGAGTTGGGGCTACGAGTTGGGGCTATGAGATGGGGCTATGAGGTGGGACTATGAATTCTGGCCATGAGTTGGggctatgagttggggctatgAGATGGGGCTATGAGTTGGGACTATGAATTCTGGCCATGAGTTGGGGCTATGAGTTGAGGCTATGAGTTGTGGCTATGAATTCAGGCTAGGAGTTGGAgctatgagttggggctatgAGGTGGGACTATGAGATGGGGCTATGAGTCGGGGCTATGAGGTGGGACTATGAGATGGGGCTATGAATTCTGGCCATGAGTTGGggctatgagttggggctatgAGATGGGGCTATGAGGTGGGACTATGAATTCTGGCCATGAGTTGGggctatgagttggggctatgAGATGGGGCTATGAGGTGGGACTATGAGATGGGGCTATGAGTTGGGTCTATTAGTTGGggctatgagttggggctatgAGGTGGGGCTATGAGTTGGGACTATGAGTTGGGAATATGAATTCTGTCCATGAGTTGGGGCTATGAGTTGAGGCTATGAGTTTTGGCTATGAGTTTGGGCTAGGAGTTGGggctatgagttggggctatgAGTTAGGGCTATGAGGTGGGACTATGAGATGGGGCTATGAGTTGGGTCTATAAGTTGGGGCTATGAGCTGTGGCTATGAGGTGGGGCTGTGAGTTGGGACTATAAGTTGGGGCTATGAATTGAATTCGGGCCATGAGATGGGGCTATGAGGTGAGGTAGGGAAAGTATTACTTTATTCTACCACTAGGGGCACCATATGGCATTTCAGATGGTGAGACCTCACTACTGTCAGAGACTGACTCCTGCCAGGCAGGATCTCAGTCCTACTCCTCtgaaaacacatgcacacacacacaccagcctcaacactcagagggacacagagggagcaTGTGTGAGCGCATACGCAAGAGGTTGGAGACATCCGACTGTGTGTTCACAACGCAAACCACTGTAATTATCAGttacagtaaatattacagtaaACCAGAGAAGACTATTGTATTTTAACAAGCTGTTTCTTTACTACCACTGTCCCTCTCCAAGAAATGGTTGAGCTCATCGGGTATCCAGACCATTCTGAAACATCGGAAACATCTTCTTTAGGTGGTATTGGAGTTCATGTCGGTTCACTTTTCATTTTGACTTTGATGGACGAATGATTTAAGTTGCATATAACATGTGGTCTTATTTGTTGGAATGTGTAACCCCTCTTTTAGTTATTTCATTTTGCCATTAGATGCAACAGAAAACATCAGGGGAAGATAAGGGTCTGTGGGGTTTGCTGCTTCCTTGTCCCAGATCAGGCTGCAGCAGGTTTACAGGCCAGCCAGTAGAAATACTTGACCACCACTGTGATCTCTGTGTCTGGATTCGACTCCCCCATCACAGACAGCAACCTAGGCCAGAAGAGGAGGAGTGGAACAGAGTGAGTGACAGTCAAAGAAGTTGGTCATCAGCTCGCTAAGATTTTCTTAGAGATGAGAAATTCAACTCATTTCAAACCAACCTGCACTGCAGTATTTATGGAATTGTGTtaaaatgtttatatatataaacCTATATGCAGATAAGAGTCTCCCCTCATAGATAGTTGCTTCCAGTGTTCATAATTGTAATAGAAGTGTGCAGACAGTAGTTTTCAAAAATAAACATGGCATAAACATTGCTAAAGGCACATTCAATTTAATTCCAGCCTGCAAATAATTTTGAGCACCTGTATGCTGAAGCTCACCTGTTCCTGAAGTCCTGGGAGAACCTGTGGGCTTCCACTGGATCCTGCTTCAGCAACGCCTGATAGCTAGAGAAGGTCTCCACCATGCCGATGTAGCCACTCAGAGGCATCAGTCTCCTCATCCGCAGACACTCATGCCTGGAAAGAGCAACACAAAAAACACTGAACAAAATCAGAATACTATTTTATGCtaagcttggccaggccaggctaGGCTATTCTATGCTAGGCTAGGCTATGCTATTCTATGATACTCTAGACCAGGTTAGGCTATGCTACGCTATGCTAGGCAAGGCAAGTATACTACTATACAGggcaatcggaaagtattcagaccccttgacccctCTGCATTTTATtaagttacaaccttattctaaaatagattttttttaaatatatattcagaccatttactcaggactttgttgaagcacctttggcagcgattgagttttcttgagtatgatgctacaaacctggcacacctgtatttggggagtttctcccattcttctctgcagatcctctcaagctctgtcaggttggatggtgagcgttgctgcacagctattttcaggtctctccagaaatgtatgatcgggttcaggtccggtctctggctgggccactcaaggatattcagagacttggcccgaagccactccaacgttgtcttggctgtttgcttagggtctgtcctgttggaaggtgaatcttcagccaagtctgaggtccggagcgctctgaagcaggttttcatcaaggatctctctgtaatttgctccgttcatctttccctcaaacctgatattggtttcatcagaccatagaatcttgtttctcatggtctgagagtctttaggtgccttttggcaagcaccaagtgggctgtcatattttttatttaacctttatttaacctttatttaactaggcaagtcagttaagaacaaattcttatttacaatgacagcctaccccggccaaacctggacgacgctgggccaattgtgcaccgccctatgggactcctaatcatggccggatgtgatacagcctggattcgaactagggactgtagtgatgcctcttgcactgagatagagtgccttagaccgctgcgccactcgggagccccatgtgccttttaatgaggagtggcttccatctggccactctaccataaaggcctgattggtggagttctgcagtgATGGCTGtcctggaaagttctcccatctccacagaggaactctggagctctgtcagagtgaccatcgggttcttggtcatctccctgaccaagacccttctcctccaatttctcagtttggccgggcagccagttctaggaagagtagatggttccaaactacttccatttaagaatgatggagaccactgtgttcttggggactttcaatgctgcagacattttttggtacccttccccagatctgtgcctcgacacaatcctatctcggaacactacggacaattccttcaccctgatggcttggtttttgctctgacatgcactgtcaactgtgggaccttataaagacaggagtgtgcctttccaaatcatgtcaaaatcaaaacaaaataccacaggtggattccagtcaagttgtagaaacatctcaaggatgatcaattaaACAGGATGGACCAGAGCTCaatatcatagcaaagggtgtgaatacttatgtaaagatttgcaaaaatgtctaaaaacatgtttttgcttcgtcattgtggggtattgtgcgttgtgcaatttttatttatttaatccattttagaataaggctgtaacgtaacaaaatgtggaaaaagtatacACAGTAGACACAGATCCAGCAAGATATACAGTAGCAGTCTTTGGATACCTTGGCTTTTCAGCAGCACTCACCACTCTTTGTCTGGGTACGGGCATGAGTCATACATCTGTTTGTAGAGAGGGACAGTGGTAGTACCTATGTGGGCACTGCGAAATGGCAGCAGGTTCTTGTAGAACTGTAGGGGGACATGAATAAGGTAGTATTATTTTCCTGTTGTTTTCGTACTCTGAATTACTTTCCCGTTGTTTCCGTACTCTGAAGTCACAAAGTTTTCACACTTCATAGAAGGCCAGATCCCAGTGTACATTGAAGTCAGAGTGTTACATTTAACCCTTTCACAGAGTACGAGTCCCAATTATCCAGCGTTAAAATGGTTAATTTAACACTGAGATAGTGGGACTTCTATTCATAGTCAGTTGGTCAGTTGATTGTATGTAATGTTGTCTCCATCTGGCGCAGCCTACTATTTTTAATTATCTTATAAATTAAATCAATCAATTCCTCAGTGGTTTGTTGTCTGACCTGATGACAGATGTCAGTAAGAGTGTGGGAGTGTTGTCCGTACTCCAGGTCCATGTCCAGGGTATAACTGATCAGGGCCAGACACCCTCTGGGCTTCAGCAGCCTGTCTGCCTCCTGGAGGAACCGCGGGCGGTCGAACCAGTGGGCCGCGGTCATGGACGTCACCAAGTCTGCCGCGCCGTCAGCAAACGGTAACTCCTCTGCAGGacactgcctgtggggttatggGAGATGTGAGACGATGCACGCTGGTTAAAGGGTTACACATTTTGGATGTTTAACTGGATGTTTTACATTTGGACCTCAAAGTGTCTGAGTTAGTTATGTTACTAGTTAAAACTACAGGGATGTTTCAATGGGGTAGGGTATCAAAAACATGATAATTACATCTAAATATGAAGAAGGAATGAATTAATACTTTATTGTCCAATAGACACTGTTGTCTGCCAACAGTACCAACATTCTTGGCAGACATATAACACATCACAATACATACTACACTTCACTTATAAAAGTATGACCTTGGACTTGACCTTGATCCTTGCTAGGACAACAAAGCAATTCCCGCCGACTATCCTGCGTGACCCTCCCCCTTCTCACTTGTAGAAGATATTTGGGGCGCTGCTATtggccagagccacctccagctGGGCGGGGCTGATGTCTGTCCCGATCACTTGGGTAAAATGAGGGGCCAGTAGAAGTGTCCCCTGTCCCGAGCCACAGCCTACGTCCACGGCAAGGTCAAACGGCCTTCCTTTCTGAAGTGACAATAACATCGTAAGTCAGCGTTATATCAGCGTTATATCAGCGCTATATCAGCGTTATATCAGCGCTATATCAGCGTTATATCAGCGTTATATCAGCGCTATATCAGCGTTATATCAGCGTTATATCAGCACTATATCAGCGTTATATCAGCGCTATATCAGCGTTATACAGTTTGTGAAAAAAACGAAATTATGCTTTTAAGTCCAGATAGGCACAATTATAGCAGCCAAATACATACGATTAGATCGATTTGGGCTTACACAATTGTGAACCATTTTTGTTCACAAAAATCATTCTTGCAGGGCAAGGGTCTAACTACATTCcctgcgcacgcacgcacgcacacacacacacacacacacacacacacacacacacacacacacacacacacacacacacacacacacacacacacacacacaggcccctaCCATATTATCCAGAAATCCCAGTATCTCTGTGATCAGTTCCTGTGGGGGGGACACCCTGTACCTCAGGTAGGAGGCTGCGTGCTCTTTGCCCTCAAAGCGGCGGTGAGCCATGTTACCGTGCTGTTGCCGTGCTGagtcagaatgagagagagagttctgaGGACACTGACTACCTCTGGGACACTAACATCAGACACAGAGGTTGTTTATTAACCACCAGGGCTTCGTCCCAaattatctctccttcctcacaaagtgtgcacttgttcacttccctttgCTAATTTCAAAGGAAATATAGCTGGtataagaaatatggtggaaaaAGCTCATGTCTCCACCAATACAATGCGTTTAGATCTGTGGTAGTGAACGAGTAAAGGGAACGAGTGTACGCTTTAGGAGAAAGGAGATATTATTGGGATGCACCCCCAATTCAATCTAATGCAGTTAAAGGAAACCACACTATTTTGCTGCACTTCCTTCGGAGGACAGAAGAGGTCAGTATTACACAGAGTATGCCCTGTAGGAGCTGGAGCTGGgactggagacagagacagagacagagagcaaggaCAGAGACGGAAAGCAGGGACAGACacaaggaaagagacagagacatatgTGTACATATGAGATCAACAGCCTTCACAGATTTAATCCAGTCATTTACTGTCCTAAATacttcaaatcaagtcaaatccaattttattggtcacatactgtcacgtcctggccagtataagggttaatttgtattg
The Salmo salar chromosome ssa16, Ssal_v3.1, whole genome shotgun sequence DNA segment above includes these coding regions:
- the LOC106590732 gene encoding receptor activity-modifying protein 1 isoform X2 → MALDCTSLTKLTLVLCVAAARGFPPVSGCSGAYGRAIPPLSSCSGAYERAISDFCVTKFSLDMEALDQSLWCSWSDTFQPYEELTNCTFFVALKMHCFWPNQLIDELFIHLHRDYFHDCALTGRLLQDPPIRILGPFIGVPVLVTLLMTALVVWSGKCCQGIV
- the LOC106590732 gene encoding receptor activity-modifying protein 1 isoform X3; amino-acid sequence: MALDCTSLTKLTLVLCVAARGFPPVSGCSGAYGRAIPPLSSCSGAYERAISDFCVTKFSLDMEALDQSLWCSWSDTFQPYEELTNCTFFVALKMHCFWPNQLIDELFIHLHRDYFHDCALTGRLLQDPPIRILGPFIGVPVLVTLLMTALVVWSGKCCQGIV
- the LOC106590732 gene encoding receptor activity-modifying protein 1 isoform X4, with the translated sequence MSTLPAAPWSNPYDAYDKIKDRTSCEWICGSPTRALMGFAMVTRPYEELTNCTFFVALKMHCFWPNQLIDELFIHLHRDYFHDCALTGRLLQDPPIRILGPFIGVPVLVTLLMTALVVWSGKCCQGIV
- the LOC106574813 gene encoding putative methyltransferase DDB_G0268948, whose translation is MAHRRFEGKEHAASYLRYRVSPPQELITEILGFLDNMKGRPFDLAVDVGCGSGQGTLLLAPHFTQVIGTDISPAQLEVALANSSAPNIFYKQCPAEELPFADGAADLVTSMTAAHWFDRPRFLQEADRLLKPRGCLALISYTLDMDLEYGQHSHTLTDICHQFYKNLLPFRSAHIGTTTVPLYKQMYDSCPYPDKEWHECLRMRRLMPLSGYIGMVETFSSYQALLKQDPVEAHRFSQDFRNRLLSVMGESNPDTEITVVVKYFYWLACKPAAA